The genomic region CGACCCCGGACCACCTTCGCTCCGCCTACGGGCCGGGCTCGGCCGCGCGGCACGAACGTCTGGGCCTGGCCCGGGTCCCGGGTGCGGGACTGGCCGTCCGTCGCGACGTCGACACCCTGGACGACCTGACCGCGGCCGTCGAGATCGGTGTCGGCCCGCACACTGCGGCTGTGCTGCAGGACCACGACACGCAGGCACGCACGGCCTGACCGCGCGACCGGTGGGTTGTCCCCCTACGACTTCGTCGTGGGAGGTGCCCCAGTTCGAGTGCGCTCTGGCGCGCCAGCCTCGAAACGCTGGTTGACGCTCATGGCGCTCTGACCAGGGTTTCGAGGCTCACGCCCTGGCGGGCGTTCGCACCTCAACCACCGGGGGTCGGCTGACCTTGGCGGGCGTTCGCACCTCAACCACCGGGGGTCGGCTGACCTTGGCGGGCGTTCGCACCTCAACCACGGGGGGTCGGCTGACCTTGGCGGGCGTTCGCACCTCAACCACCGGGGGTCGGCTGACCTTGGCGGGCCTTAGCACCTCAGGCTCCGGTGACGCGGACGTCGACCTTCGTCGCGCGGCCGTGGGCCGTGGCCAGGGCGAGCAGGCGCTGCACGAACATGCCGGCCTCCACGGCCCGGCGGGCCGGCGACTCCACCAGGACGACCTCGCCGATCGTCACGTCGACACCGTCGGGCACCCCGGCCAGGTGCACGAGGGCTGCGGCCTCGACGTCGGTGGCCGGGAAGCCGCGCACCACGGAGCCCGAGTCGGCCAGCGCCTCCACGACCGCGTCGCGGGCGCCGAGGCCGAAGAGGTCGCCGTTCTCCTCGCGGACGATCGCCGCTGCGCCGGGTCCGTCGTCGGCCGTGAGCAGGTGGGAGGCCAGGCCGCGCACGACCACGACCGGGCGGCCGCCGAGCTTGCCCGAGGCGAGCTCGGCGCCCCCGGCGACCTCGTCGGCGACCGCAGGCGCGGTGACGACGAGCGGCTGGCCGTGCGCGTCCTCGCGGCCGGCGAAGGACTCGACCGGCACGAGGCCGGCGCACCCGATCGCGATGTCGGTCTGGCCGTTCCGCCAGGCCCGTCCCGCCGTGTCGCTGACCACGACGCCGACCGTGCGCCCGGTGAGGTCCCGCAGACGTGAGCGGAGGCGACGGGCCTCGCCGTCGGGGTCGGCGGGCAGCGGCAGCAGGGTGCCGGGCGCGGTGTTGGAGCCGTCGATGCCGGCAGCAGCCATCGTGAGGCCGTGGTGCGTGCGGACGATCAGCGTCTGGTCGCGCCGGGCCACGACGCGGTCGGTCTGCTCGGTCA from Aeromicrobium sp. Sec7.5 harbors:
- the cofE gene encoding coenzyme F420-0:L-glutamate ligase gives rise to the protein MADTVTFTPVDGIGEVQPGDDLAAVIADRVELADGDVVVVTSKVVSKSLGLATTRAKDDLLTEQTDRVVARRDQTLIVRTHHGLTMAAAGIDGSNTAPGTLLPLPADPDGEARRLRSRLRDLTGRTVGVVVSDTAGRAWRNGQTDIAIGCAGLVPVESFAGREDAHGQPLVVTAPAVADEVAGGAELASGKLGGRPVVVVRGLASHLLTADDGPGAAAIVREENGDLFGLGARDAVVEALADSGSVVRGFPATDVEAAALVHLAGVPDGVDVTIGEVVLVESPARRAVEAGMFVQRLLALATAHGRATKVDVRVTGA